Proteins from a single region of Sphingomonas morindae:
- the pheT gene encoding phenylalanine--tRNA ligase subunit beta: MKFTLSWLKSHLDTEADAARVADALTRIGLEVESVSNPADALRAFTIARVLTAAPHPQADKLQVLSVDAGGGPLQVVCGAPNARAGLVGIFGPPGAYVPGPGITLKVAAIRGVESNGMMCSFRELELGEDHDGIVELPADAPVGTAYAEWAGLDDPLFDVAITPNRQDCMGVRGIARDLAAFGLGRLRPLAVPSITAEGPASIAIDTEDAAGCPALYGRTVAGLRNPASPAWLERRLKSIGQRPISALVDITNFLMFDLGRPLHVYDRAKLGARLVARRARAGETVLALNGKRYTLGDRMTVIADERAVHDIGGIMGGEESGVSADTREIVIECAYFDPDTIALTGQALGLGSDARSRFERGVDPAFLDDALAIATGLVLDLCGGVASAPVRAGTPPLASRRIAYDPAKCLALAGLDVPEETQRALLERLGFAIGPDWTVTVPSWRRDVDGAADLVEEVIRLHGLEKVPATPLPRAAGVARPTASPEQRLERRLRRAAAARGFCEAVTWSFLSDKEASAMGGGSWTLANPISEELKVMRPSLLPGLARAAQRNRDRGATGVRLFELGRRYLDEGERPTLAVLIAGEASPRDWRTGRARPADAYDAKAEAIALLAAAGVPVERLQLVGPGGPHWHPGRSGQLGLGPKMVLARFGELHPDTLRALDVEGPLVAAELYLDAIPARRESGRARAGYAPPPLQPVRRDFAFLLPEAVPADKLLRAVAGADKQAITQVRLFDVFTGAGVGEGMKSLAVEVLLQPQDKSFAEADLKAIADRVVAAAAKLGATLRG; this comes from the coding sequence GTGAAGTTCACCCTATCCTGGCTGAAGAGCCATCTCGATACCGAGGCGGACGCCGCGCGGGTGGCCGATGCGCTGACGCGGATCGGGCTGGAGGTGGAGAGCGTCTCCAACCCCGCCGATGCGCTGCGCGCCTTCACCATCGCGCGCGTGCTCACCGCCGCGCCGCATCCCCAGGCGGATAAGCTGCAGGTCCTGTCGGTCGATGCCGGCGGCGGGCCGCTCCAGGTGGTGTGCGGCGCGCCCAATGCGCGTGCCGGGCTGGTCGGCATTTTCGGACCGCCGGGCGCCTATGTGCCGGGGCCGGGCATCACGCTCAAGGTCGCCGCGATCCGGGGTGTCGAATCGAACGGCATGATGTGCTCGTTCCGGGAATTGGAGCTCGGCGAGGATCATGACGGCATCGTCGAACTGCCGGCGGACGCGCCGGTCGGCACCGCCTATGCCGAATGGGCGGGGCTGGACGATCCGCTGTTCGATGTCGCGATCACGCCCAACCGTCAGGATTGCATGGGCGTGCGCGGCATCGCGCGCGATCTCGCCGCCTTCGGGCTTGGCCGGCTGCGGCCGCTGGCGGTGCCGTCCATCACCGCCGAAGGGCCGGCCAGCATCGCGATCGATACCGAGGACGCGGCGGGCTGCCCGGCGCTGTATGGCCGCACCGTCGCGGGCCTGCGCAATCCGGCCTCCCCCGCCTGGCTCGAGCGGCGGCTGAAGAGCATCGGCCAGCGGCCGATCTCGGCGCTGGTCGATATCACCAATTTCCTGATGTTCGATCTCGGCCGTCCGCTGCACGTCTATGATCGCGCCAAGCTCGGCGCGCGGCTGGTCGCGCGTCGCGCGCGCGCGGGCGAAACCGTGCTGGCGCTCAACGGCAAGCGCTACACGCTCGGCGACCGCATGACGGTGATTGCCGATGAGCGCGCGGTGCACGATATCGGCGGCATCATGGGCGGCGAGGAGAGCGGCGTGTCCGCCGACACGCGCGAGATCGTGATCGAGTGCGCCTATTTCGATCCGGATACGATCGCCCTCACCGGCCAGGCGCTGGGCCTTGGCTCCGATGCGCGGAGCCGCTTCGAGCGCGGGGTCGATCCCGCCTTTCTCGACGATGCGCTCGCCATCGCCACCGGGCTGGTGCTGGATCTGTGCGGCGGCGTGGCGAGCGCGCCCGTCCGCGCCGGCACGCCGCCGCTCGCATCGCGCCGCATCGCCTATGATCCGGCGAAATGCCTCGCCCTTGCCGGGCTGGACGTGCCGGAGGAGACACAGCGCGCGCTGCTCGAGCGGCTCGGCTTCGCGATCGGGCCGGACTGGACGGTGACGGTGCCGAGCTGGCGCCGCGACGTGGATGGCGCCGCCGATCTGGTCGAGGAGGTGATCCGTCTCCATGGTCTGGAGAAGGTGCCCGCCACGCCGCTGCCGCGCGCGGCCGGCGTGGCGCGGCCCACCGCCAGCCCCGAGCAGAGGCTGGAGCGCCGGCTGCGTCGCGCCGCCGCCGCGCGCGGCTTCTGCGAGGCGGTGACGTGGAGCTTCCTGTCGGACAAGGAGGCGTCTGCCATGGGCGGCGGCAGCTGGACGCTCGCCAATCCGATCAGCGAGGAGCTGAAGGTGATGCGGCCCTCGCTGCTGCCCGGCCTGGCCCGCGCCGCCCAGCGCAACCGCGATCGCGGCGCCACCGGCGTGCGCCTGTTCGAGCTTGGCCGGCGCTATCTGGACGAGGGCGAGCGGCCGACGCTGGCGGTGCTGATCGCCGGCGAGGCGAGCCCGCGCGACTGGCGGACGGGCCGCGCCCGCCCCGCCGACGCCTATGACGCCAAGGCGGAGGCGATCGCCCTGCTCGCCGCCGCCGGGGTGCCGGTGGAACGGCTCCAGCTCGTCGGTCCCGGCGGCCCGCACTGGCATCCCGGCCGCTCGGGCCAACTCGGGCTCGGGCCCAAGATGGTGCTGGCGCGCTTCGGCGAGCTGCATCCCGATACGCTGCGCGCGCTCGATGTGGAGGGGCCGCTGGTCGCCGCCGAACTCTATCTCGATGCGATTCCCGCGCGGCGGGAGAGCGGCCGGGCGCGCGCCGGCTATGCGCCGCCGCCGCTCCAGCCGGTGCGGCGCGATTTCGCCTTCCTGCTGCCCGAGGCGGTGCCCGCGGACAAGCTGCTGCGCGCGGTGGCGGGCGCGGACAAGCAGGCGATCACCCAGGTCCGGCTGTTCGATGTCTTCACCGGCGCGGGCGTCGGCGAGGGGATGAAATCGTTGGCGGTGGAGGTGCTGCTCCAGCCGCAGGACAAGAGCTTCGCCGAGGCGGATCTGAAGGCGATCGCCGACAGGGTGGTGGCGGCCGCCGCCAAGCTGGGCGCGACGCTGCGCGGCTGA
- a CDS encoding helicase-related protein, translated as MGNAPDGRLIAVLGPTNTGKTHLAIERMCGHSSGLMGFPLRLLAREVYDRVVKQKGEAQVALVTGEEKIVPPTARYFLTTAESMPLDRDFAFVALDEAQLGTDPERGHVFTDRLLRARGREETMILGSESLRPMLRALVPGAEITGRPRFSTLSYAGPKKLSRLPKRSVIVAFSAEEVYAVAEMLRRLRGGAAVVMGALSPRTRNAQVAMYQAGEVDYLVATDAIGMGLNMDVAHVAFASLRKFDGRRSRRLTVPEMAQIAGRAGRHQRDGSFGTLGSEGGGGALFEPDEVFAIENHQFPPLDHLYWRTGLPDFRGVDALIASLEARPDRPGLRAAPQSTDLAVLKRLAGEPDMAHRARGAAMTKRLWDACGLPDFRKTGPEHHARLVARIFQHLSEGDRRIPAGWFADELARLDTVQGDVETLADRIAAARTWAYIAHRADWLAEPGHWADRTRALEEKLSDALHDRLTQRFVDRRTSVLLRDLSARGADMLPVTITEAGQVLVADEAIGHLTGFRFVADAAARHADMKRLLAAAERRLGTELARRAAALIEDGDEAFTLATDIGRPVAIFWRGDVVARLGRGKALTEPRITLHRTLDPLSPEQRGAVAARLRSWLDAQIGRHLAPLVTISAAARDAATPALVRALLVPLADGGGVVAREQVAAALPPLDRPQRHAVGRLGLRIGTLDLFVPALLKPEPIRWRLALAAARDEAMMPPLPPAGAAMIDRPGPLLAGAARRAGFRLLGDQMLRVDLVERLARQAHDAREGKRPFVPDASLSTSLGLKPPAVARLMRLLGFAQHRAGHDSAIAWLWRGRRPERPGPAPRPQRPGNAFGSLASLLAPEGTHG; from the coding sequence ATGGGCAACGCTCCTGATGGCCGGCTGATCGCCGTGCTGGGCCCGACCAACACGGGCAAGACGCATCTCGCGATCGAGCGGATGTGCGGCCATTCTTCCGGTCTCATGGGGTTCCCGCTGCGGCTGCTGGCGCGCGAGGTCTATGACCGCGTGGTCAAGCAGAAGGGCGAGGCACAGGTCGCGCTGGTGACGGGCGAGGAAAAGATCGTGCCGCCCACGGCGCGCTACTTCCTCACCACCGCCGAGAGCATGCCGCTGGATCGCGACTTCGCCTTTGTCGCGCTGGACGAGGCGCAGCTCGGCACCGATCCCGAGCGCGGCCATGTCTTCACCGATCGGCTGCTGCGCGCGCGCGGGCGCGAGGAGACGATGATCCTCGGCTCCGAGAGCCTGCGGCCGATGCTGCGCGCGCTGGTGCCCGGCGCCGAGATCACCGGCCGGCCGCGCTTTTCCACCCTCTCCTATGCCGGCCCGAAGAAATTGTCGCGCCTGCCCAAGCGTTCGGTGATCGTCGCCTTCTCGGCGGAGGAGGTCTATGCCGTCGCCGAGATGCTGCGGCGGCTGCGCGGCGGCGCGGCGGTGGTGATGGGCGCGCTGAGCCCGCGCACGCGCAACGCGCAGGTCGCCATGTATCAGGCGGGCGAGGTGGATTATCTCGTCGCCACCGACGCGATCGGCATGGGGCTGAACATGGATGTCGCCCATGTCGCCTTCGCCTCGCTACGCAAGTTCGACGGCCGCCGCAGCCGCCGCCTGACGGTGCCCGAAATGGCGCAGATCGCGGGCCGCGCCGGCCGCCACCAGCGCGACGGCAGCTTCGGCACGCTCGGCAGCGAGGGGGGCGGCGGTGCGCTGTTCGAGCCCGACGAGGTGTTCGCGATCGAGAATCACCAGTTCCCGCCGCTCGATCATCTCTACTGGCGCACCGGCCTGCCCGATTTCCGCGGCGTCGACGCGCTGATCGCCAGCCTGGAGGCGCGGCCCGACCGGCCCGGCCTGCGCGCGGCGCCGCAATCCACCGATCTCGCCGTGCTCAAGCGGCTGGCGGGCGAGCCCGACATGGCGCATCGCGCGCGCGGCGCGGCGATGACCAAGCGGCTATGGGATGCCTGCGGCCTGCCCGATTTCCGCAAGACCGGACCCGAGCATCACGCCCGGCTGGTGGCGCGGATCTTCCAGCATCTCAGCGAGGGCGACCGCCGCATCCCCGCCGGCTGGTTCGCCGACGAGCTGGCGCGGCTCGATACGGTGCAGGGCGATGTCGAGACGCTCGCCGATCGCATCGCGGCGGCGCGGACCTGGGCCTATATCGCGCATCGCGCCGATTGGCTGGCGGAGCCGGGCCATTGGGCCGACCGCACCCGCGCGCTCGAGGAGAAATTGTCCGACGCGCTGCACGACCGGCTGACCCAGCGCTTCGTGGATCGCCGCACCTCGGTGCTGCTGCGCGACCTGTCCGCGCGCGGCGCCGACATGCTGCCGGTGACGATCACCGAGGCGGGCCAGGTGCTGGTCGCGGACGAGGCGATCGGCCATCTCACCGGCTTCCGCTTCGTCGCCGACGCCGCCGCGCGCCATGCCGATATGAAGCGGCTGCTCGCCGCCGCCGAACGCCGGCTCGGCACCGAGCTGGCGCGCCGCGCCGCCGCGCTGATCGAGGATGGCGACGAGGCCTTCACGCTCGCCACCGATATCGGCCGGCCGGTGGCGATCTTCTGGCGGGGCGATGTCGTCGCCCGGCTCGGCCGCGGCAAGGCGCTCACCGAGCCGCGCATCACGCTGCACCGCACGCTGGATCCGCTTTCCCCCGAGCAGCGCGGCGCGGTGGCGGCGCGGCTGCGGAGCTGGCTCGACGCGCAGATCGGCCGCCATCTCGCACCGCTCGTTACGATCAGCGCCGCCGCGCGCGATGCGGCGACGCCGGCGCTGGTGCGCGCGCTGCTGGTGCCGCTGGCGGATGGCGGGGGCGTGGTGGCCCGCGAGCAGGTGGCCGCCGCGCTGCCGCCGCTCGACCGGCCGCAGCGCCACGCGGTCGGTCGGCTCGGGCTGCGCATCGGCACGCTCGATCTGTTCGTGCCGGCGCTGCTCAAGCCCGAGCCGATCCGCTGGCGGCTGGCGCTCGCCGCCGCGCGCGACGAGGCGATGATGCCGCCGCTGCCGCCGGCGGGCGCGGCGATGATCGATCGCCCCGGCCCGCTGCTGGCGGGCGCGGCGCGGCGCGCGGGCTTCCGGCTGCTGGGCGACCAGATGCTGCGCGTCGATCTGGTCGAGCGGCTTGCCCGCCAGGCGCATGACGCGCGCGAGGGCAAGCGGCCCTTCGTGCCCGATGCCTCGCTGTCCACCTCGCTCGGCCTCAAGCCCCCCGCCGTCGCGCGGCTGATGCGGCTGCTCGGCTTCGCCCAGCACCGCGCCGGCCATGACAGCGCCATCGCCTGGCTGTGGCGGGGCCGCCGGCCGGAACGGCCGGGCCCGGCGCCGCGCCCGCAGCGCCCCGGCAACGCCTTTGGTTCGCTCGCCTCACTCCTGGCTCCGGAAGGAACGCATGGCTGA
- a CDS encoding ATP-binding protein has product MIGTDMLEAAPAPAAAEDRAIGFVLDVAGGGAKILLRLARLHALDGAAGGRAGEVGAQVKIRTGALWVVGTVRSLTLDRTDPDQAIAELDFLGEAPVGDGPGLRDFRRGVTRYPLPGAAVIATDPADLRAIFAADERPHIEIGMVHPSADVRAALQIDALLGRHFALVGSTGTGKSTSLALILHRICEAAPDGHVVMIDPHGEYAAAFDGYGELFDVENLALPYWLMNFEEHAEIMLTVSGPERQRDLEVLGRCLLAARQKSRLAEGMSKVTVDSPLPYLLSDLVAIVVQDMGKLERAGDTGAHVRIKTRLDELRSDPRFAFMFSGMLVGDTMASTLARLFRLPTRGKPISIIDVSGVPSEVTSVVVALLSRLVFDYAIWARHEQTRPILLVCEEAHRYVPSERVSSGAAVRRVLERIAKEGRKYGVALGLVTQRPSDLAEGVLSQCGTIIAMRLNNERDQAHVRAAMPEGARGFLDMVPALRNRECIVCGEGVSVPVRVSLDTLDKGRRPASGDPLFSDLWRGSGEEEETIARVINRWRRQGR; this is encoded by the coding sequence ATGATCGGCACGGACATGCTTGAGGCCGCGCCGGCGCCGGCGGCGGCCGAGGACCGCGCGATCGGCTTCGTGCTCGATGTCGCCGGCGGCGGCGCCAAGATCCTGCTCCGCCTCGCCCGGCTGCACGCGCTCGACGGCGCCGCCGGCGGCCGCGCGGGCGAGGTGGGCGCGCAGGTCAAGATCCGCACCGGCGCGCTCTGGGTGGTGGGCACGGTGCGCAGCCTCACGCTGGATCGCACCGATCCCGACCAGGCGATCGCCGAGCTCGATTTTCTCGGCGAGGCGCCGGTCGGCGATGGGCCGGGGCTGCGCGACTTCCGTCGCGGCGTGACGCGCTATCCGCTGCCGGGGGCGGCGGTGATCGCCACCGATCCGGCCGATCTGCGCGCGATCTTCGCCGCCGACGAGCGGCCGCACATCGAGATCGGCATGGTGCATCCCAGCGCCGATGTGCGCGCCGCGCTGCAGATCGATGCGCTGCTCGGCCGCCATTTCGCGCTGGTCGGCTCCACCGGCACCGGCAAATCGACCAGCCTCGCGCTGATCCTGCACCGCATCTGCGAGGCGGCGCCGGACGGCCATGTCGTGATGATCGATCCCCATGGCGAATATGCCGCCGCCTTCGACGGCTATGGCGAGCTGTTCGACGTGGAGAATCTGGCGCTTCCCTACTGGCTGATGAATTTCGAGGAGCATGCCGAGATCATGCTGACGGTGAGCGGGCCGGAGCGGCAGCGCGACCTCGAGGTGCTGGGCCGCTGCCTGCTCGCCGCGCGCCAGAAGAGCCGGCTCGCCGAGGGGATGAGCAAGGTGACGGTGGACAGCCCCTTGCCCTATCTTCTCTCCGATCTGGTCGCGATCGTGGTGCAGGATATGGGCAAGCTGGAGCGCGCGGGCGACACCGGCGCGCATGTCCGGATCAAGACGCGGCTGGACGAGCTCCGCTCCGATCCGCGCTTCGCCTTCATGTTCTCCGGCATGCTGGTGGGCGATACCATGGCCTCGACGCTGGCGCGGCTGTTCCGCCTGCCGACGCGCGGCAAGCCGATCTCGATCATCGACGTGTCCGGCGTGCCGTCGGAGGTGACGTCGGTGGTGGTCGCGCTGCTGTCGCGGCTGGTGTTCGACTATGCCATCTGGGCGCGACACGAACAGACCCGGCCGATCCTGCTCGTCTGCGAGGAGGCGCATCGCTACGTGCCCTCGGAGCGGGTGTCGAGCGGCGCCGCGGTCCGCCGCGTGCTGGAGCGGATCGCCAAGGAGGGGCGGAAATATGGCGTGGCGCTGGGGCTTGTCACCCAGCGCCCGTCCGATCTCGCCGAGGGCGTGCTCTCGCAATGCGGGACGATCATCGCGATGCGGCTCAACAATGAGCGCGATCAGGCGCATGTCCGCGCGGCCATGCCCGAGGGCGCGCGCGGCTTCCTCGATATGGTGCCGGCGCTGCGCAACCGCGAATGCATCGTCTGCGGCGAGGGCGTGTCGGTGCCGGTGCGCGTCTCGCTGGACACGCTGGACAAGGGGCGGCGTCCCGCCTCGGGCGATCCGCTCTTCTCCGATCTGTGGCGCGGCTCGGGCGAGGAGGAGGAGACGATCGCCCGCGTGATCAACCGTTGGCGCCGCCAGGGGCGCTGA
- a CDS encoding RNA-binding S4 domain-containing protein, whose translation MAETSIRLDRFLWFARFAKTRSLAQSIVGEGHVRIDGRPVSKPAAAVRVGSILGLPIGGDVRIVRVEALPQRRGPAPEAQACYTELGAAG comes from the coding sequence ATGGCTGAAACCTCGATCCGGCTCGATCGCTTCCTGTGGTTCGCGCGCTTCGCCAAGACGCGCAGCCTCGCCCAGAGCATTGTGGGCGAAGGCCATGTCCGGATCGATGGCCGTCCGGTGAGCAAGCCGGCGGCGGCGGTGCGGGTCGGCTCGATATTGGGCCTGCCGATCGGCGGCGATGTCCGCATCGTCCGGGTGGAGGCGCTGCCGCAGCGGCGCGGCCCGGCGCCCGAGGCGCAGGCCTGCTACACGGAACTAGGCGCGGCCGGTTGA
- a CDS encoding CarD family transcriptional regulator has product MAAKALIFDVGDYVVYPKHGVGRVIELQSQEIAGAKLELYVLRFEKERMTLRVPTNKAESVGMRKLSSSVTLQEALTTLKGKPKVKRTMWSRRAQEYEAKINSGDLVSIAEVVRDLFRADDQPEQSYSERQIFEGATSRLARELAAMEETDETRAQEKILEILREAAAIHNK; this is encoded by the coding sequence ATGGCTGCCAAGGCGCTGATTTTCGACGTCGGCGACTATGTCGTCTATCCCAAGCACGGCGTCGGGCGCGTGATCGAACTGCAAAGCCAGGAGATCGCGGGCGCTAAACTGGAACTTTACGTGCTCCGGTTCGAGAAGGAGCGCATGACTCTGCGCGTGCCCACCAACAAGGCCGAGTCGGTGGGGATGCGCAAGCTGTCCTCCTCCGTCACGCTGCAGGAGGCGCTCACCACGCTGAAGGGCAAGCCCAAGGTGAAGCGCACCATGTGGTCGCGCCGCGCGCAGGAATATGAGGCGAAGATCAACTCCGGCGATCTCGTCTCGATCGCCGAGGTAGTGCGCGATCTGTTCCGCGCCGACGATCAGCCCGAGCAGAGCTATTCCGAGCGGCAGATCTTCGAGGGGGCGACCAGCCGCCTCGCGCGGGAACTGGCCGCGATGGAAGAGACCGACGAGACCCGCGCGCAGGAGAAGATCCTCGAGATCCTCCGCGAAGCCGCGGCGATCCACAATAAATAG
- a CDS encoding TIGR02186 family protein gives MSRAARRLAPALAALLCLGAAKPVLVPDVSDDSVRILYSFAGDELLLFGAILYPGGIMPDRPADIAIVLKGPTESVIVRQKRKIAGIWVNAESARFRSAPSFYAVASSRPIDRLVDARTAFIYELGLDSLQMSPVSGALPEEQRRFKDGLIALKRRAGLYREEAGGVAIRDHVLYRARIAIPARVPVGRYTAETFLIQDGRVVAAAVREVRVAKTGFERLVAQAARRWSIAYGLVAVALSLVIGWGAGALFRRI, from the coding sequence ATGAGCCGGGCCGCCCGCCGGCTGGCGCCGGCGCTCGCCGCTCTGCTCTGCCTGGGCGCCGCCAAGCCGGTGCTGGTGCCCGACGTGTCGGACGATTCGGTGCGCATCCTCTACAGTTTCGCGGGCGACGAGCTGCTGCTGTTCGGCGCCATCCTCTATCCGGGCGGGATCATGCCCGACCGGCCGGCGGATATCGCGATCGTGCTCAAGGGTCCGACCGAATCGGTGATCGTGCGGCAGAAGCGCAAGATCGCGGGAATATGGGTGAATGCGGAGAGCGCGCGGTTCCGCTCCGCGCCCAGCTTCTACGCGGTGGCAAGCTCGCGCCCGATCGACCGGCTGGTGGATGCGCGCACCGCCTTCATCTACGAGCTGGGGCTGGACAGCCTGCAGATGTCGCCCGTGTCGGGCGCGCTACCGGAGGAGCAGCGGCGCTTCAAAGACGGGCTGATCGCGCTCAAGCGGCGCGCCGGCCTCTATCGCGAGGAGGCGGGCGGCGTGGCGATCCGCGATCATGTGCTCTACCGCGCGCGCATCGCCATTCCGGCGCGGGTACCGGTGGGGCGCTACACCGCCGAGACCTTCCTGATCCAGGACGGGCGCGTGGTGGCGGCGGCGGTGCGCGAGGTGCGCGTCGCCAAGACGGGGTTCGAGCGGCTGGTGGCGCAGGCGGCGCGGCGCTGGTCGATCGCCTATGGGCTGGTGGCGGTGGCGCTCTCGCTGGTCATCGGCTGGGGCGCGGGCGCGCTGTTCCGCCGGATCTGA
- a CDS encoding M23 family metallopeptidase: MAGRVRRRPPVAGRRAGGSQGLCVDLGAEIGSPVWWRGLATLAAMIGTLLHVAPGPEALVPPRPAPAAPRSAPPRIAPAPAPAARLRLIVSAETALPALLMAAGVAPVEAARAAALLAPAQAGLARPAPLTLSLGAARPGGGRALALAELRPSLALRLRVRPQAGSLVLESRRLALQSGALRLSLPIGRSLYHAARDAGVPLPALADYLRAIAQHVAIEALRPEDRCEMVLAYVRAADGVGAPGRLLAAGLEHDGERLRLARWTDADGTENWFDAQGRGPARAGLAWPVAGQLSSGFGMRLHPILGYSRMHQGVDLAAPAGTPVVAAEDGQVGFAGWHGGHGNYVQIRHDPALVSGYGHLSRILVRPGERVRQGMLIGYVGSTGLSTGPHLHFELFRDGVAIDPRTAPLTRTVRLGAAALPAFRAAFARLATLPVSAPGGANG; this comes from the coding sequence ATGGCGGGTCGCGTCCGGCGCCGCCCGCCCGTCGCCGGCCGCCGCGCGGGCGGCAGCCAGGGCCTGTGCGTCGATCTCGGCGCCGAGATCGGCTCGCCCGTCTGGTGGCGCGGTCTCGCCACGCTCGCCGCGATGATCGGCACGCTGCTGCATGTCGCGCCCGGACCGGAGGCGCTCGTCCCGCCCCGTCCCGCGCCGGCCGCGCCGCGCTCCGCCCCGCCCCGGATCGCGCCGGCCCCCGCCCCGGCCGCGCGCCTGCGCCTGATCGTGAGCGCCGAGACCGCGCTGCCCGCGCTGCTGATGGCGGCCGGGGTTGCGCCGGTCGAGGCGGCGCGCGCGGCGGCGCTGCTCGCGCCCGCCCAGGCGGGGCTTGCCCGCCCCGCCCCGCTCACGCTGAGCCTCGGCGCCGCCCGGCCCGGGGGTGGCCGCGCGCTGGCGCTCGCCGAGCTGCGTCCCAGCCTCGCGCTGCGGCTGCGCGTCCGCCCCCAGGCCGGAAGCCTCGTGCTGGAAAGCCGCCGGCTGGCGCTGCAGAGCGGGGCGCTGCGCCTGTCGCTGCCGATCGGGCGCAGCCTCTACCATGCCGCGCGCGATGCCGGCGTGCCGCTGCCCGCCCTGGCCGACTATCTTCGCGCGATCGCGCAGCATGTTGCGATCGAGGCGCTGCGCCCCGAGGATCGGTGCGAGATGGTGCTCGCCTATGTCCGCGCCGCCGATGGCGTCGGCGCGCCGGGCCGGCTGCTCGCGGCGGGGCTGGAGCATGACGGCGAGCGCCTCCGCCTCGCCCGCTGGACGGATGCGGACGGTACCGAGAATTGGTTCGACGCGCAGGGGCGCGGCCCCGCTCGCGCCGGCCTCGCCTGGCCCGTCGCCGGCCAGCTCAGCTCGGGCTTCGGCATGCGCCTCCACCCGATCCTCGGCTACAGCCGGATGCACCAAGGGGTCGATCTCGCCGCGCCCGCCGGAACGCCGGTAGTGGCGGCGGAGGATGGCCAAGTCGGCTTTGCCGGCTGGCATGGCGGCCATGGCAATTATGTGCAGATCCGGCACGATCCGGCGCTGGTGAGCGGCTATGGCCATCTCAGCCGCATCCTGGTGCGTCCCGGCGAGCGCGTGCGCCAGGGCATGTTGATCGGCTATGTCGGCTCCACCGGCCTCTCGACCGGGCCGCATCTCCATTTCGAGCTGTTCCGCGATGGCGTGGCGATCGATCCGCGCACCGCGCCGCTCACCCGCACGGTCCGGCTCGGCGCGGCGGCGCTGCCCGCCTTCCGCGCCGCCTTCGCCCGGCTGGCCACGCTCCCCGTCAGCGCCCCTGGCGGCGCCAACGGTTGA
- the fdxA gene encoding ferredoxin FdxA: MTYVVTDACIRCKYMDCVEVCPVDCFYEGDNMLVINPNECIDCGVCEPECPAEAILPDTESGLEQWLELNASFSAQWPNITRKRDAPADADSFKAVEGKYEKFFSPEPGQGD, encoded by the coding sequence ATGACCTACGTCGTCACCGATGCCTGCATCCGCTGCAAGTATATGGATTGCGTCGAGGTATGTCCGGTGGACTGCTTCTACGAGGGCGACAATATGCTCGTCATCAACCCCAATGAGTGCATCGATTGCGGGGTGTGCGAGCCGGAATGCCCGGCTGAGGCGATCCTGCCCGATACCGAGAGCGGGCTCGAGCAGTGGCTCGAGCTGAACGCCAGCTTCTCGGCGCAATGGCCCAACATCACGCGCAAGCGCGACGCGCCGGCCGATGCCGATTCCTTCAAGGCGGTCGAGGGCAAATATGAGAAGTTCTTCTCGCCCGAACCCGGCCAGGGCGACTGA